The following coding sequences lie in one Seriola aureovittata isolate HTS-2021-v1 ecotype China chromosome 5, ASM2101889v1, whole genome shotgun sequence genomic window:
- the hs3st1l2 gene encoding heparan sulfate (glucosamine) 3-O-sulfotransferase 1-like 2 produces MLWTVLLALLVLLLLQTQLSLCLRELRTGGSSSPAYSSSSSSSSSSYNATQQRLPGAIIIGVRKGGTRALLEMLNLHPDVEVAKAEVHYFNMEEHYHRGLAWYRAQMPFTLPGQLTVEKTPGYFAAPQVPERVWDMNPAVRLLLIVRDPAERLVSDYTQVLHNRLTRHKPYQTLEELLLNKGHIDTGYKALQRSLYHQHLAHWLEVFPREQIHVVDGDALIRDPFPELRKAERFLDLSPRISPNNFYYNTTKGFYCLLSAGHDKCLDESKGRPHAPLSTQAFKKLCRYFRKPNKLFFEMVGRSFSWC; encoded by the exons aTGCTGTGGACGGTGCTACTAGCGCTGCTggtgcttctgctgctgcagactcaGCTGTCTCTGTGCTTAAGGGAATTACGCACAGGGGGTTCCAGCTCCCCTGCTTActcctcttcatcatcgtcttcctcctcctcttacaaTGCCACCCAGCAGCGGCTACCCGGAGCCATTATTATTGGCGTGCGTAAAGGCGGCACCAGAGCCCTGCTGGAGATGCTCAACCTGCACCCAGATGTGGAGGTTGCAAAGGCTGAG GTGCACTACTTCAACATGGAGGAGCACTACCACCGAGGCCTGGCCTGGTACCGAGCCCAGATGCCCTTCACCCTCCCTGGTCAGCTGACAGTGGAGAAGACCCCTGGCTACTTTGCAGCTCCTCAGGTTCCTGAACGTGTCTGGGACATGAATCCCGCCGTCCGCTTGTTACTAATTGTCCGGGACCCAGCTGAACGACTGGTCTCCGACTACACCCAGGTCCTCCACAACCGCCTGACCCGCCATAAGCCCTACCAAACGTTAGAGGAGCTCCTGCTCAACAAGGGCCACATCGACACTGGGTACAAGGCGCTGCAGAGGAGCCTGTACCACCAGCATTTGGCCCACTGGCTGGAGGTCTTCCCTCGGGAGCAGATCCACGTAGTGGATGGCGATGCACTTATTCGGGATCCTTTCCCTGAGCTGAGAAAGGCAGAGAGGTTTCTGGACCTGTCACCCAGGATCAGCCCCAACAACTTCTACTACAACACCACCAAGGGCTTCTACTGCCTCCTGTCTGCCGGACACGACAAGTGCCTGGACGAGTCTAAAGGCAGGCCACATGCGCCCCTGAGCACCCAGGCCTTTAAGAAGCTGTGCCGGTACTTCAGGAAGCCCAACAAGTTGTTCTTTGAAATGGTGGGCAGGTCGTTTTCCTGGTGCTGA